Proteins from a genomic interval of Arvicola amphibius chromosome 10, mArvAmp1.2, whole genome shotgun sequence:
- the Slc7a4 gene encoding cationic amino acid transporter 4: MARGLPSAARLAHFCQKLNRLKPLEESSMETSLRRCLSTLDLTLLGVGGMVGSGLYVLTGTVAKDMAGPAVLVSFLVAAVASLLAALCYAEFGARVPRTGSAYLFTYVSMGEIWAFLIGWNVLLEYLIGGAAVARAWSGYLDAIFNHSIRNFTESHMGVWQMPFLAHYPDFLAAGILLVASAFVSCGARVSSWLNHTFSAISMVVILFIIVLGFILARPHNWSPEEGGFAPYGFSGILAGTATCFYAFVGFDVIAASSEEAKNPRWAVPMAIAISLGLAAGAYILVSTVLTLMVPWHSLDPDSALADAFYRRGYSWAGFIVAVGSICAMNTVLLSNLFSLPRIVYAMAADGLFFQLFARVHPRTQVPVVGILVFGVLMALLALLLDLEALVQFLSIGTLLAYTFVATSIIVLRFQKASPPSSPCLASPSPTAKKYDSFSDHIQLVGAAQTSMSEPGKLRPALKPFLGFLNGCSPGTAVAWALGILVASAISLACVLVFGNSELHLPQWGYALLLAVSGAVFLFSLLVLGAHQQQKKQDTFQIPLVPLTPALSILLNICLMLKLSYLTWLRFIIWLLVGLVVYFGYGIWHSKENQREPLELTTAHYVVFPSGSLEETVQAVQPASQAPVQESGCVE, translated from the exons ATGGCCCGGGGACTGCCCAGTGCTGCCCGGCTGGCGCACTTCTGCCAGAAACTGAACCGTCTGAAGCCACTGGAAGAGTCTAGCATGGAGACATCATTGAGGCGCTGTCTGTCCACACTGGACTTGACCCTATTGGGTGTGGGTGGCATGGTGGGGTCTGGGCTCTATGTCCTCACAGGCACAGTGGCCAAGGACATGGCTGGACCCGCTGTGCTCGTGTCCTTTTTGGTGGCTGCTGTAGCCTCCCTGCTGGCAGCCCTATGCTATGCAGAATTTGGAGCCCGTGTGCCCCGTACCGGCTCTGCATACTTGTTCACCTACGTGTCCATGGGTGAAATATGGGCTTTCCTCATAGGGTGGAATGTGCTTCTGGAGTACCTCATTGGAGGTGCTGCTGTGGCCCGTGCCTGGAGTGGCTATCTGGATGCCATCTTTAACCACAGCATTCGCAACTTCACAGAGTCTCACATGGGTGTCTGGCAGATGCCCTTCCTGGCCCATTATCCAGATTTTCTGGCTGCCGGCATTTTACTTGTGgcttctgcctttgtctcctgtggAGCCCGAGTCTCTTCTTGGCTTAACCACACCTTCTCAGCCATCAGTATGGTTGTCATCCTTTTCATCATCGTCCTGGGTTTCATCCTGGCCCGGCCTCACaactggagcccagaagagggtggcTTTGCACCCTATGGCTTTTCTGGCATCCTGGCGGGCACCGCCACCTGTTTCTATGCCTTTGTCGGCTTTGATGTCATTGCTGCCTCCAGTGAGGAGGCCAAAAACCCACGGTGGGCTGTGCCCATGGCCATCGCCATCTCCCTTGGCCTGGCAGCTGGTGCCTATATTCTGGTCTCCACTGTGTTGACCCTCATGGTTCCTTGGCACAGTCTGGACCCGGACTCAGCACTTGCTGACGCTTTCTACAGGCGGGGCTACAGCTGGGCTGGCTTCATTGTAGCAGTTGGCTCCATCTGTG CTATGAATACGGTCCTGCTCAGCaacctcttctccctgcctcGCATTGTCTATGCCATGGCCGCCGACGGGCTCTTCTTCCAGCTGTTTGCCCGTGTGCACCCGCGGACACAGGTGCCTGTAGTGGGAATCCTGGTGTTTGGGGTCCTCATGGCTCTCCTGGCACTGCTGCTGGACCTTGAGGCACTGGTCCAGTTCCTATCCATCGGCACCCTGCTGGCCTATACCTTTGTGGCCACCAGCATCATTGTGTTGCGTTTCCAGAAAGCTTCTCCACCCAGCTCCCCGTGCCTAGCCAGCCCTAGCCCCACAGCTAAGAAGTATGACTCCTTCTCCGACCACATACAACTAGTTGGTGCTGCACAGACCTCTATGTCTGAGCCTGGGAAGCTGCGACCAGCCCTGAAACCCTTCCTGGGCTTCCTGAATGGATGCAGCCCTGGAACTGCTGTGGCCTGGGCGCTTGGCATCTTGGTAGCCTCAGCTATCTCCTTGGCATGTGTGCTGGTCTTCGGGAACTCAGAGCTGCACCTTCCGCAGTGGGGCTATGCCCTGCTGTTGGCTGTCAGTGGCGCTGTCTTTCTGTTCAGCCTCCTGGTCCTGGGGGCTCACCAGCAGCAAAAGAAGCAAGACACTTTTCAG ATCCCTTTGGTGCCCCTGACTCCAGCCCTCAGCATCCTTCTCAACATTTGCCTCATGCTGAAGCTGAGCTACCTGACCTGGCTGCGCTTTATCATCTGGCTGCTGGTTG GACTTGTTGTGTATTTTGGCTATGGCATCTGGCACAGCAAGGAGAACCAGAGGGAGCCCCTGGAGCTGACTACTGCACACTACGTGGTGTTCCCCAGTGGCAGCCTGGAGGAAACAGTGCAAGCTGTGCAGCCTGCCAGTCAGGCTCCGGTCCAGGAGTCAGGCTGTGTAGAGTAG